One segment of bacterium DNA contains the following:
- a CDS encoding iron-containing alcohol dehydrogenase produces MKSIYFNMQAKVYFETGGIPKYLPEIKQYGEKVLIVTGRKFVFETGLIKTITDICSKNGIEVVLYPEVNPEPDIPNVEKGAEICRKEKCDFVLGVGGGSPMDVAKAISVIATNGGKLKDYFGEMEYKSEPLPIVTIPTTCGTGSEVTRYAVIMDKEAKTKKTINSHQIIPKLSILDSKTLSTLPYQLVVATGMDAFSHSAESFLSQRSDHISKLFAKESLKLLWKYLPQIVDDKDNLNIKEEIFLSSLLAGFAINRTGTIIVHGMGYSLTVTKATHHGTANALLLPYVFEYLQDNGYSEEFTELEEIWGETSNLKDFVKNLGLPSHLKEIGITDIDIDNLTDLSEIGAQRASKNMKVPLGKKEYREILLKAL; encoded by the coding sequence ATGAAAAGTATCTATTTTAATATGCAAGCAAAAGTATATTTTGAAACAGGAGGTATACCAAAATATCTTCCAGAGATAAAACAATACGGTGAAAAGGTTCTTATAGTAACAGGAAGAAAATTTGTTTTTGAAACAGGGCTAATAAAAACAATAACAGATATATGTTCCAAAAACGGCATAGAGGTTGTGTTATACCCAGAAGTCAATCCTGAACCGGATATACCCAACGTTGAAAAAGGTGCAGAAATATGTAGGAAAGAAAAATGTGATTTTGTGCTTGGAGTAGGAGGAGGTAGCCCAATGGATGTTGCAAAAGCAATATCTGTTATTGCAACCAATGGGGGCAAACTTAAAGATTATTTCGGAGAGATGGAATATAAGAGTGAACCTCTACCTATTGTCACCATACCTACCACCTGCGGCACAGGTAGCGAAGTAACAAGGTATGCTGTGATTATGGATAAAGAAGCAAAAACAAAGAAGACCATCAATAGCCACCAGATTATACCAAAACTCTCTATTTTGGACTCTAAAACCTTATCAACCCTTCCTTACCAACTTGTTGTTGCAACAGGTATGGACGCTTTTTCTCATAGTGCAGAGAGTTTTTTATCTCAAAGATCTGACCATATTTCAAAACTTTTTGCCAAAGAAAGTTTAAAACTTTTATGGAAGTATTTACCACAAATAGTAGATGATAAAGATAATCTTAACATAAAAGAAGAGATATTTTTGTCTTCTCTGTTGGCAGGATTCGCAATAAACCGCACCGGAACAATAATAGTACACGGTATGGGGTATTCTCTTACAGTCACAAAAGCAACCCATCACGGAACTGCAAACGCTCTACTTCTACCTTATGTGTTTGAATATCTGCAAGATAACGGGTATTCAGAAGAGTTTACAGAATTAGAAGAAATATGGGGAGAAACTAGCAACCTAAAAGATTTTGTTAAAAATCTTGGACTTCCTTCTCATTTAAAAGAGATAGGAATAACCGATATTGATATAGACAACCTCACCGATT
- a CDS encoding inorganic phosphate transporter family protein — protein sequence MDLRFIGPVYLGWTLGASYAANIFGAAVSSYMIRYRTAVILAGIFLVIGALTNGQAGIKTLSGLTEQTGNTAFIISLAAALTVNLMIILRLPVSTSQAVVGPIIGIGIINKQLQLQGLTKIFICWFTTPIGAGIIAIIFYWSMTKIFKKVNIHFLLYDKIMRNLLILAGIYGAYTLGGNNVANVTGVFYKSKIFNMKQALLIGGISTGLGALFNGKKMMTAVGGEIIKIDAFSAFIAIMSHSIAIHIYNKIGVPVSSSQAIVGALTGIGVLRGIKTISLEKVAKIFAGWFFTPAIGMCFCLILYKIFLG from the coding sequence ATGGATTTAAGATTTATTGGACCTGTGTATTTAGGATGGACACTTGGAGCCAGTTATGCTGCAAACATATTTGGTGCGGCTGTATCTTCTTATATGATAAGATATAGAACTGCTGTTATACTGGCTGGAATATTTCTTGTTATTGGCGCATTAACAAACGGGCAAGCTGGTATAAAAACTCTTTCTGGGTTAACCGAACAGACAGGAAATACCGCTTTTATAATATCTTTAGCAGCAGCCCTTACTGTTAATTTAATGATAATATTAAGACTTCCTGTATCCACCTCACAGGCAGTAGTAGGTCCAATAATAGGTATAGGTATTATAAACAAACAGCTACAACTCCAAGGGCTAACAAAAATCTTTATCTGCTGGTTCACAACCCCTATTGGTGCCGGAATAATTGCTATAATTTTTTACTGGTCAATGACAAAGATTTTCAAAAAGGTTAATATACACTTCTTATTATACGACAAAATTATGAGAAACCTACTTATTCTTGCAGGTATCTACGGTGCGTACACTCTCGGCGGTAACAATGTTGCCAACGTAACTGGAGTGTTTTATAAATCCAAAATATTTAATATGAAACAAGCGTTGCTTATAGGTGGAATCAGCACTGGGTTGGGAGCTCTTTTTAACGGCAAAAAAATGATGACAGCGGTAGGGGGAGAAATTATAAAGATTGACGCTTTTTCTGCCTTTATCGCTATTATGTCTCACTCCATAGCCATACATATATACAATAAAATAGGTGTCCCAGTATCTTCTTCTCAAGCAATAGTTGGAGCATTAACAGGGATAGGTGTTTTAAGAGGTATTAAAACAATCAGTTTAGAAAAAGTTGCAAAAATTTTTGCTGGCTGGTTTTTCACTCCAGCAATTGGAATGTGTTTTTGCCTTATATTATACAAAATTTTTCTTGGCTAA